A genomic window from Ilyobacter polytropus DSM 2926 includes:
- a CDS encoding homoserine O-acetyltransferase, translating to MCCIAGAPSLSGRERAEKEGIRFKENKGELKIGIINLMPFKEEVEYQFYAVLGRFDISVEVEFLYPENHVFKNTDGSYIKDNYYPLGELNNRNYDAIIMTGAPVELLDFQKVNYWDEIKNLIKSNKLPALYICWGAQAALYVKYGIEKFTLNEKLLGIFRHRTNKNPFVSGEFWAPHSRNTQNSSKDIKNAGLRILAESDEAGVYMASDRDYREFYISGHGEYQRERLKYEYSRDQNLFPKNYFPEDDPKKEPPMKWDSHRKEFYYKWLSHIREKKFSNISDKR from the coding sequence ATGTGTTGTATCGCTGGAGCTCCCTCCCTTTCGGGCAGAGAGAGAGCCGAAAAAGAGGGAATTAGATTTAAAGAAAATAAAGGGGAATTAAAAATTGGTATTATCAACCTCATGCCTTTTAAGGAGGAGGTTGAGTACCAATTTTATGCTGTACTGGGAAGATTTGATATAAGTGTGGAAGTGGAGTTTTTGTATCCGGAAAATCATGTTTTCAAAAATACAGACGGCTCCTATATAAAGGATAACTATTATCCCCTAGGCGAACTAAATAACAGAAACTATGACGCCATCATAATGACTGGGGCTCCTGTAGAGCTCTTGGACTTTCAAAAGGTTAATTACTGGGATGAAATAAAAAATCTCATAAAATCTAATAAACTTCCGGCACTTTATATATGTTGGGGAGCTCAGGCAGCTTTATATGTTAAATACGGGATAGAAAAATTTACATTAAATGAAAAACTTTTGGGTATATTCAGGCACAGGACAAATAAAAACCCCTTTGTATCTGGTGAATTTTGGGCTCCTCACTCTAGGAATACCCAAAACAGCAGTAAAGACATAAAAAATGCCGGTCTGAGAATACTTGCAGAATCTGATGAAGCTGGGGTTTATATGGCATCTGATCGTGATTACAGAGAGTTTTATATTAGTGGGCATGGGGAGTATCAGAGGGAAAGGCTGAAATATGAGTACAGCAGAGATCAAAATTTATTTCCTAAAAATTATTTTCCAGAAGACGATCCTAAAAAAGAGCCGCCTATGAAGTGGGACAGTCACAGGAAAGAATTTTACTATAAATGGCTGAGTCACATAAGAGAAAAAAAGTTTAGTAATATCTCGGATAAGAGGTAA
- a CDS encoding aspartate kinase, protein MSITVEKYGGTSVKDSARLKEIAARIAERKKENEDIVVIVSAPSGMTDSLIKRAKEISEVPKGREFDVLLSTGEQVSIALLAMALKEVGVKAISYTASQLGIVTCGNHNEARIQSVNTDLIREKIAEGYVIIVPGFQGVCEDGNITTLGRGGSDTSAVAIAAALGCKSVDIYTDVNGIYSANPQIIPGAIKHKEVSFSEMIELAGSGAKVLHTRSVELGAKYGIEIHLRSAFDWQEGTFVRSDEKVESAVIRGISGFGNLVRISYKSDKLRLSETVNTISKKGINIDLITHTMETNGGDEITCIVKEDYFEEAVEALNTISSPEDEILVEKGLAKVSVIGLGVRSKGIAASVFEILEKEGIEIHAVSCSEINISCIITEEDLNKAQNALHKKLIEEE, encoded by the coding sequence ATGTCCATTACAGTAGAGAAATACGGTGGAACATCTGTAAAAGACTCTGCACGGCTAAAAGAGATAGCAGCTAGAATTGCAGAGAGAAAAAAAGAAAACGAGGATATTGTCGTAATAGTATCTGCTCCTAGCGGAATGACTGACAGTCTTATCAAAAGAGCAAAAGAGATTTCGGAAGTTCCCAAGGGAAGGGAATTTGACGTACTTCTTTCAACGGGAGAACAGGTATCTATAGCTCTCCTTGCAATGGCTCTTAAGGAAGTAGGGGTAAAGGCAATCTCCTATACGGCTTCACAGCTTGGTATAGTAACCTGTGGAAATCATAATGAAGCTAGAATACAGTCTGTAAATACTGATCTAATAAGAGAAAAAATAGCTGAGGGCTATGTAATTATTGTACCTGGATTTCAGGGTGTGTGTGAAGATGGAAATATAACCACTCTTGGAAGAGGCGGTTCTGATACCTCGGCAGTGGCTATTGCAGCTGCTTTGGGATGTAAGTCAGTGGACATCTATACTGATGTAAACGGTATATACAGTGCAAATCCTCAGATAATACCGGGGGCAATAAAACACAAAGAGGTATCCTTTAGCGAAATGATCGAGCTAGCTGGTTCTGGAGCAAAGGTTCTCCATACGCGAAGTGTGGAGCTTGGGGCAAAATACGGAATAGAAATTCATCTGAGATCTGCTTTTGACTGGCAGGAAGGAACTTTTGTAAGGAGTGATGAGAAAGTGGAAAGTGCTGTAATTAGAGGAATTAGCGGATTTGGTAATCTTGTAAGAATAAGTTATAAAAGCGACAAACTACGTCTTTCGGAAACTGTTAATACTATTTCTAAAAAAGGTATAAATATAGATCTTATAACTCATACAATGGAAACAAATGGCGGAGATGAGATAACCTGCATAGTAAAAGAGGATTATTTTGAAGAAGCAGTGGAAGCTTTGAATACAATATCTTCACCAGAAGATGAAATTCTAGTGGAAAAAGGATTGGCTAAGGTTTCTGTAATCGGTCTAGGGGTAAGATCAAAGGGGATCGCAGCTTCTGTATTTGAAATCTTAGAAAAAGAGGGAATTGAGATACATGCAGTGTCATGTTCTGAGATCAATATTTCATGCATCATCACAGAGGAGGACTTGAACAAGGCTCAAAATGCCCTGCACAAGAAGCTTATAGAGGAGGAATAA